The following coding sequences lie in one Crassostrea angulata isolate pt1a10 chromosome 10, ASM2561291v2, whole genome shotgun sequence genomic window:
- the LOC128165052 gene encoding LOW QUALITY PROTEIN: DNA repair and recombination protein RAD54B-like (The sequence of the model RefSeq protein was modified relative to this genomic sequence to represent the inferred CDS: substituted 2 bases at 2 genomic stop codons), with protein MRRSAAPSQGSQAKRPRFNVPFKSPCQNTGGEVTELPNPPLSREIVLTPKFTTNNITNIPVTVNEAKNKTEKILAGLSSKSVPVPSAGPAENGAKQGYFAVMWCKLSKKKHKKWEGDAVLVTQGRNATLYDIEGKVIGKGTGYKCTELEVLKEDESLTIGGKEIQVMSLMTEDHFKSGKCFSSLAESTKILTVPERTPNVNLSFXKYFFLLPVADKTFVNPLKGERACTAPSYCTTPRHDPSSPNALVMPQPSAAHQWQYNKKNLPVVDVVVDPYLSVHLRPHQREGVTFLYECVMGFRNLSGRGAILADDMGLGKTLQCISLIWTLYKQGPYGGKPVIKRALIITPGSLVKNWFLEIKKWLGTERLKAFAVSSDNRIEEFVNTSIYPIVIISYEMFVRVYEQLQSLQFDIIICDEGHRLKNNNIKTTSLIASMPTPRRVVLTGTPIQNDLQEFFSIVEFCNPGLLGSSGSFKRVFENPIVASRQPSASPEDIELGAERGSELSRITKLFVLRRSQEINIKYLPPKCEVVLFCKPSALQLSLYSQMLQGKLFRSCLRSDGATHLVCIGALKKLCNHPSLIFTKASQAEECPDDIEEGSVYSGLSSLFPSDYQEKIYSAEHAGKLKVLSEILIQIHKDCEKIVIVSNHTKTLDILQQFCSNCGYGYLRLDGQTSTNIRQEIVTKFNSKHCLEKVFLLSSKAGGVGLNLIGASRLLLYDIDWNPANDLQAMARVWRDGQKRKIYIYRLLTTGTIEEKIYQRQISKQGLSGAVMDLKNKREAQFSREELRDLFSLNENTICDTHDLIKCQCDGRDDTGTSEANPLQQTARSCQLGSASIIQKTKTLGMEELLDWKHISGNKFEEKEDWLLGNACSCITFGFWQETNNEKKAPMENLTFDXKDKDTVKRNVE; from the exons ATGAGGAGATCGGCAGCCCCTAGTCAAGGATCACAAGCCAAAAGACCCAGATTCAATGTTCCTTTTAAAAGTCCATGTCAAAATACG ggcgGGGAAGTGACAGAATTACCAAACCCTCCATTAAG CAGGGAAATAGTTTTGACTCCAAAATTCACAACAAACAACATAACTAATATACCAGTAACAGTGAATGAAGCGAAGAACAAAACTGAGAAGATTTTAGCTGGATTGAGCTCAAAGAGTGTCCCTGTTCCTTCAGCAGGACCAGCTG AGAATGGTGCCAAACAAGGATATTTTGCTGTCATGTGGTGTAAACTATCAAAGAAAAAg CATAAAAAATGGGAAGGTGATG cTGTTTTGGTAACCCAAGGAAGAAATGCTACATTATACGACATTGAAGGCAAAGT AATAGGTAAAGGAACAGGATATAAATGTACAGAGCTGGAGGTATTGAAGGAGGATGAAAGCTTAACAATAGGAGGCAAAGAGATCCAG GTGATGTCCCTCATGACTGAAGACCACTTCAAATCTGGAAAATGCTTTTCCTCTTTAGCAGAAAGTACAAAAATACTAACAGTGCCAGAAAGGACACCAA ATGTAAatctttcattttgaaaatatttttttctattgccAGTTGCAGACAAAACTTTTGTCAACCCATTGAAAGGAGAAAGAGCATGT aCAGCTCCTTCGTACTGCACCACACCACGGCATGACCCGTCATCACCGAATGCCCTTGTGATGCCTCAACCTAGTGCTGCTCATCAG TGGCAGTACAATAAGAAGAACCTCCCTGTTGTTGATGTGGTGGTGGATCCCTATCTATCTGTTCACTTAAGGCCCCACCAGAGGGAGGGGGTCACATTTCTGTACGAGTGTGTGATGGGATTCAGAAACCTTTCAGGGAGGGGAGCCATCTTGGC AGATGATATGGGACTTGGAAAAACTCTACAATGCATTTCTCTTATCTG GACTTTATACAAACAAGGACCATATGGTGGGAAACCTGTCATTAAGAGAGCCCTTATCATTACACCAGGCAGTCTAGTCAAA AATTGGTTTTTGGAGATAAAAAAGTGGTTGGGCACAGAAAGGTTGAAGGCTTTTGCTGTTAGTTCAGATAATAGAATTGAG GAGTTTGTGAATACATCCATTTATCCCATTGTGATAATCTCCTATGAGATGTTTGTCAGAGTGTATGAACAGTTGCAGTCCTTGCAGTTTGATATCATAATATGTGACGAAGGACATAGGTTGAAGAATAATAATATCAAAACTACCTCT TTAATTGCCAGTATGCCTACCCCAAGAAGAGTAGTGTTGACTGGAACCCCGATACAAAATGACCTGCAGGAATTCTTTTCAATTGTGGAATTCTGCAATCCTGGATTACTTG GATCTTCTGGATCATTCAAAAGAGTGTTTGAAAATCCTATCGTTGCCTCCCGTCAACCAAGTGCTTCGCCTGAAGATATTGAATTGGGAGCAGAGAGAGGGAGTGAACTCAGTCGTATTACGAAACTATTTGTTCTTCGGCGATCTCAAGAAATCAATATCAAATACCTGCCTCctaaat GTGAAGTAGTTCTCTTCTGTAAGCCTTCTGCCTTACAGCTGAGCTTGTATAGCCAGATGCTGCAGGGGAAGCTGTTTCGATCCTGTCTCAGAAGTGACGGTGCCACACATCTAGTCTGCATAGGGGCCTTGAAGAAGCTCTGTAACCATCCTAGTTTGATCTTCACTAAGGCATCTCAAGCTGAAGAATGCCCTGATGACATAGAAGAG GGTTCAGTGTACAGTGGTCTGTCTTCCCTCTTTCCATCAGACTACCAAGAAAAGATCTACTCTGCTGAGCATGCTGggaaattaaaagttttatctGAAATTCTAATACAAATACACAAAGACTGTGAAAAGATAGTTATAGTCTCAAATCACACAAAG aCTTTAGATATTCTCCAACAGTTTTGTTCCAATTGTGGTTATGGTTATTTAAGATTAGATGGACAAACTTCCACAAATATTCGTCAAGAAATTGTCACAAAGTTTAACAGCAAGCATTGTTTGGAAA AAGTATTCTTACTGAGCTCAAAAGCCGGGGGAGTTGGCTTGAATCTCATTGGAGCATCTCGACTCTTACTGTATGACATTGATTGGAATCCTGCCAATGATTTACAA GCCATGGCTAGAGTATGGAGGGATGGACAAAAGAGAAAAATCTATATTTACAGACTTCTTACAACA GGAACAATTGAAGAGAAAATTTATCAACGCCAAATCAGTAAACAAGGACTGAGTGGTGCTGTCATGGATCTCAAAAACAAGCGGGAAGCTCAGTTTTCTCGTGAAGAACTAAGA GATTTATTTTCTCTAAATGAGAACACAATTTGTGATACTCATGACCTCATCAAATGTCAATGTGATGGGCGAGACGACACAGGTACTTCAGAAGCTAATCCCTTACAACAGACTGCAAGGTCTTGTCAGTTAGGGTCTGCATCCATCATTCAG